AAGGAGGCCCAAAGCCTCGCGAGGGAGTTTGACAGTGCACGGCAGTGCCTCACTATCTGCTCTGACGCATCCGCTAGGGTCAACTCTGGAAAGGTGCACATCCTGGAGAACATCACTATAGACAAAGATGGAAAGCAGATGCTGATTGCTACGCTCGGGGAGCTTTTTGACGCGAGACGAGTACAGCTGGGCGAGGGAGCGATGCAGATCGTTGCATCGTCTTCCGACACGTCGTTGCAAGAGTTGTTCAGGGCGCAGAGCAGAAGATAAGTCGATTGAAGCTTCAGCTACAAGCGATGGCCAAAACTAGCCCAATGCAACCAATCCTTGACGCTTAACTGTTTGCATGCCTTCCTCCAGTCCCGAGTGGCCGCTCGAAGCCTTGAAAGGAACGCGGTGCAGGTTCAGGTTTGTCACTGGTGCGCGATTGTGAACCTGTTCGTCGATTCCTGACAGCCTCTATAAGCCCCTGAATTGACGCATCGTTCATTGTTCCCTTGCATTGCCAAGCGGAATCTTCGAGTTCCACGCGACGTGTATCATAGAGGTGACTTTCCGTCGACACCAATAGCTGTACCGCGTCTGTGTGAAGCTTCACGTCGTGGGTATGGTGGGTCGGAGTGGCGGTTTGGTCGGGTGGTGTTTGAGGTTCGCGCTGAGATGGGGGGCCACCACCCGACAGATTGGGTGAGCTCGGTGAGCCTGGAggatcgaggccgaggtcctGATTCATACTGCAAAGTGGTTGCTAAGGGAGGCACGAAGCTGGCATGATTCTAGCGTTTTGTCGTTGGTAATTGAGGGATTTTGAGTTGTTGGCAGGACACCAGAGATACCTGCAGGGCGTAGCGTGGCCAGCACCCATTTTCTCCACACCCCTGCTATTCAGGAACCCTGCGATTCTTGGTTAGTGTGACTAGGGACGCACTTATTTTATTCCGACGTCACAAAGACCTAGAAGCCTTCTTCCCCACCTTTCAAGGATCTCGCATTGTTCCTCCTCTATGTGTTATCTATTGACAACCCACAATCAACTCTGCAATGGAACTGAATGGATCCAATGCTCCCATCAATACCAACCGACGGCTAGATAGCTGGCGATCCGCAATGAATGACACAACGACTGACACAAATGGAGTCCTTCAAATATCAAGCACTGCTTGCCAGCGATGCCGAGGTCAAAAGGTTCGGGTCGTCACTTAGCAGAAACATATCAGCTGCTGAATATCTCTGTTTTCTCTAGCTCAAATGCACTCGCCAGCGACCTACGTGTTTGCGATGCAGAAGGCTCCAAGCCAACTGTGTCTACCCAGCTCCAGCCAGTCGAAAAGGGCCACGCAAAAGCCAAACCTCACAACAAGAGACTTTTGCAACCACCAAGAGTCATGGCAGCAGCACGATGGCCACAGCCGTTGGGCCAAGTACCACAGTTGTCCCCGAACTTGGTCAACGGGTCTTGACTGAAGATTCTTTGTCTTCCGTCGTTCCATGCACTAATGCAGCATCTGTCGAAGAGCCCGTACATGATGGCAGTGCGACACTCTTGCCTTCACCACCACAAGGGAGCTGGCAAACCCCTGAAGAGATACCGGGCACCTCGCTGCAGAATGTGTGTCAACCCTTGTTTAACATAGGCTCAATGTTGTACTGATGTTGCGGATAGCGCCCCTGCTATGAATCATACCGCCTCTACCTTGAGACTCCAGTGTCCGAATTGGGAACGAACAACACAATGCAGCAAAGGCCAACGTTCGCCCTGCCCCCAAGGGCCGTCGGCCTCTCCCTTCTCGAAATTTACTTTGCACGGGTTTACAATGCGCACCTACTCTTCTTAAAGTCATTTCTTTTCCAGGAATACATAGAAGACAGGCTACCGGCTTACCTCCTGAAGGCGGTTTTTGCGCTTGCCTCCTTGTATACTTTCCAGTCCCGAAAATCCCTAGATAGCGCCAACTAACTCTCGCAGGTTTCTTGTCCCCAAGGGTGAAGAAGACACCCCAGTGTCCAATGGGGTTTCTGAACTTGACATACTTCGCAATTATCATGTCTATAGCCTTCCTTGGGCAGAAGCCGCCACAAAGGAAGTGCTACTGCTTACCATGGACCAAGTATCTCTTCCAATGCTACAAGCATTTGAGTGTCTGACAATATACTGGTTTGGGATCGGAAATCCCAAGAACGGTAATCTATGCCTAGGTACGGCCCCTTATTTTTGCATGTCCCACAGTGGCCATAGAGATTTACCTACCTGACTAGCATTGGCCTATCGCTTTTGCCGCATGGATGGATATGGCCAGCAGCTCACCGATGGCGGTGTCCAAGACCTTTCGTTGGAAGGGGAATTGCGACGCCGATGCTTTTGGGCCTGTTGGGTTTCTGCTTGCATATCTGCGCAGTCAGAACCGCATCTTAAGTCAGCGTGGTCAGAGGTTGCCGACGTTCCATTGCCCGCAGCCACACGCAGCACTGCCACAGGATGGAAAATTTCCCTTGTTGGTCATATGGACTCGGACTGGCACCCTGTTCCCGAGGCTGAACACGATTCTGAAAGTGATCACCCCGTCGCAGCATCATTGGTTGTCCTGATCGGGGTATGGTATGCTATTCTTCACCTGACGGCCAACCTCATTTTCTGATACGTTATAGGGCTAAAATCCAGGTTTTTAGCGGCCAGAGCTCATCTATGGCGCCGGACCAGCGGGTAGAACGGCTCAGATACCTCTCTGGCCTCGCAAGGTCAGTTCAAGAGAGCGGTCCAGCTCCAATAGCTCGATCGACCCTGCGACTCAATGCCGATTCTGCAACCCTCCATCGACTCCTCTTAATCGACGCCCTTTACCACATGTGCCAAATGGCCCTGCATTCAAGTATGGTGCCGTATTTTTCGCCATCGTCTGATAACTCGTCCATCAATGTCAACTTGGTTCGTACGAGCATTCAGTCGGTGCTCCTTCATGCGGATTCATTCGCCACAGTCTTGAAGTCTTATATGGACAATTTCGATGCCAGCTATATATGCCCTCTTGTTGGGTATGGGGCATACATGGCTGGTGCAATATTAATAGCTGTCGAGAGATCGATACATCAGGGGCTCTTACACAGATTTGGGCTTGCTCCGACCATCATGGCAGCCCAAGACCGAATCGGGACTGCCAAGGCATTGGCTGGTATCCTACGTACTCTCTGCAGATATTGGACAGTCTTGAGAATTCCTGCAAGTACAAATTTCATGTTCTGGCTATGCCAGCAGCCCAGTGTCACTCCCAGTCTAATATCTGCTAGTCGGAAAAATTGCTCGCCGCTATTACAACTCTATCATCAATGCCTGCTGCAACTCGAAAACCCTCGTCAATTCCCTTCGAAAACGACACGCAAGTGGCAAAGGCATCCGAACCATCATGTCTGGACCAAGATCTCTACACAGATGCCGCCTCCTTTTCGGTTCCGCTGGCAAATATTACGGATGCTGTTCTCCCTGTGGATCTTGACCATGTCCAATCGACAACACGGCCGCTGGCACAACCAACTAGTCAAAGCACCGCTGGTAGTGGGCAACGGTCAAGAAATTGGACACCAGATACTGGGCTCCTGAACGATGACATTTCCTTGACTTCTGACCGCACTAGGGACATGTCGAATCTAGGACCGCTTGAGTCCCTGGAGTGGGATTGTTGGAACCTGACATTTGGTAGTAGTGGACTTGGCTAAGTAGCAAATCCTTAACCTCTTAGCCTCTACCAAAGTTTGCTGCCTGAGCGGTTTGTGGATTTGCCTAAATGCTTCCTTTTTGGATGTGGGGCTATTCCAGGGTGCACCTATAACTATCCCTACACATACAGGCTCCAGTTCAGTATGATATGCTCGACCTATAGAGTGGCGTATCTTGCTCTCCAAAGGGGTTGCTATCACATATGTTCGCTGTTGGCGTCACCTGGCCTCAGCGGTGTAAGAAAAGTCACTTCGGCATCGCTCCTGGAAGATGGTTATGAAAACGAAAATACGGGGGGGTTTAAAATCTGAAAGTCAATGATCACTTGAAGAAAGTATTTAAGAGACAAAGGTCACAAAGACAGACGCATAAAGAGTACAGAGAGCTCTGCTTTTCCAGTATAGATGTCGTGGTGCTTAATTTATTACACCACAGGATAGAACATTGTACCATTTGACTCTTCCTCTGTAGAGGATTCGTTGGGGACAGCATCTTGCTCAGCGACGCCTCGGATATCCATTCGCGAAGCAGTCACGTTAGCAAATACATCACCCAGCCACCCAAGAATCTCCATCGCTTGCTGCGACTCAGCTCCAAGTCCGACATGCTCTCCAGCACCTAGGTCTGTTTTAAGCAAGACGTAGCTGCCCTTCTCCCCCaggatcttgtccatctgcTCCGGCTGCCCTGGTGCCATGAAGTCGTTTTCGCCCGAGACCACGAGAACCGGGCTCGAGATATTGTGCAGCATCTCTTCGCTTATGTCAAAGTCTCTGACACTGTGGAACCATTCATAAGGATCCGTCATAGCCCACGCGAACATCCCATGCTCCACGGCCCAGCGGAATATTGTCGGGGTATCCGGAGACGCGAGCGCAGCGTTGACGTAGGTATTGAAGGCAGCTTTATTTCCGGAAGCATAGTAACCTTCCAGCTCTCCCGTCAATTTCGATCGAATACTGCGGTGCAAGCTAAGCATCCCGTTACAAGCAACAACAGCTGCGAGGCGGTGCTCATGCGAAGCTGCACGTGGAGCAAGGAGACCGCCAAAGGAAACACCGATCAAGGCAACCttgtcaacatcaacatcgtcTCTTGAGTGCAGGTAGTCGACAATCGGCCTGAGGACCTCCCACCAGTCTGGTCTGAAGCCTAGACCCTGCTGTCGGCGTACAGTAGGCTGTCCGGGGCCCTCAAAAGTAACGCAGTTCCAGCCACGCTCAATGACGTCTCGACATGTCATGTGATAGAGCGCTTCATGAGCTCCGTCATACCCTTGCCCAACAATGACCGTGGGTTTTTTTTCTGTGTGACCTTTTCCTTTAGGGTGTTGGCTTTTCGGAAGTCGGCCATCCGCAGGATAAAAGTAAACCGGAATGGTGAAGGTAGAGGTAGCGATCTCGACATACGACGCAGGGTTTGGAAGCAGACCAGCTGCTTTCCTAAAGGTAGCATTCTGCTTCTCCCAGAGTGACCTCAGTCGTGGGTCATCTTGGTTTCCATGCAAGAAGAAGTCTGCAGCCCGGTAGTATGTGGATGATCGAAAAAAAGCATCTCTAGCAGAGACAAGCTGCTCCTTTTTCTCAGCTTCGATAGCAGTTGCGTATATCCCATCTGCAAGGAACTTGAACTCGCGATACCAGCTCTCAAAATCTCCAGGCTTAATCACGGCAGCAGCTCTCAGAATTTCGCCCGTGTTCGCGCCGCTCCGGTTGGAGAAGGATAAGAACTCCCCAAGGATGAAGGCAAATTCCGGGTCACTACTCAGCTGATGCATGGAAGTTAAATGATctgtgatggatgacgaCAGTCCCAGGGGCAGCTGGTAAAACCTCGGCGCCCACTGCCTATTTGCGGCATTAGCGACATGGCCGTTTCGGCAAGAGAACAACGAAAGAGTGAAAAACTTACGGCAACGAATGCGGCGCCTAGAAAGGCTGGTACTTGAGAAAGGAGCATCTTTGGCGTATAGAATCTAGTGATTGGTTGTATCAGGAAATTTATTCGTTTGACGCAGGAGAAAAACAAGAATTCTGTGGCATTTGTTTCTTCACTCCAACCGTGGCGATCGAGATCAATAGTTATAGACGGAGCCGGGGATAGACAGGCCGTTCCCCGAATCGGTCGGGGTTAGGTTGACACGCATTCCCGAATACTCGCACGTGCAAGTCGGGCCGAGTTTTGGACCTCCGACTCTTAACAGAAGGGCCACGGAGGGGAAAATAGCTAAGGCGCGAGGCGCGAGGCCGAGGGACCCGGTGATCGTGGGCCACGTCTCGGTACTGAATAGCCGGCTTGAACCTCTCTTTGATAACATCAGGCCTCCGTCTCCGCCCGCCATCTCTTTGACACAAGTTCTCCCTCAGAGTAAGCACGCAACCAATCATTTGGCATTTGACACTGCACGCTAAGTTCGGATAAATTTCACGGATCAATCGCAGTGCACCTTGCAGTCCTGTGACATCTCGACAGTGTGATTGAAAGCCTCCGTCGATACGGCCAATGCCTTCGATGCTTGTCAAACGCTGTTGCCCCTGGCAAGGCCTAGGGCCGCCCCGGTCAGTCGGCGTTGCCCGGATGTACCAGCGCCTCATACGGCTGCATCAAACATCACGGCGCTCCCTCAGTATCTCAACTGTTCCACGAAAGTCGTCCCGCAAACCGCTGTTCAACGGCTGTAGGTCACCTGGTTGGCTGTCAAGGCTCTGGTTTGGTCCGGTAGAGAAAGATGGGACGCCAGGCCGGACGAGTGTGGCCTACCACCACGGTGATGATTTCATCGATGGCAGCACAATTTCCGGTCCCCGGCGCATCCTAAAGTCCAGAATGGCAGCCCAGAAGAGTGTGCGATGCACAGAGGTCGATGACAGAGGAGAGGTTGCATTTGTTGATGGAGAACTCCAGAAGACAGATCTCATCGCCAAGGTACGAACACGCGAATAACGTTTGTCATATATAGTGCTGACAGGCAGATTACAGTATGGCCTGCTGCCTCGAGATCTACGCAAAGTTGACTCTTCAACATTGCCTCATGTTTCTGTTCGGCCATCCTCTATCCTCCTCAATATGCTTCATCTCAAAGTTCTGATTAAACATGACCGTGTCCTCATGTTTGATGTTTTCGGATCTCAAACATCACATTCTCAATCAGCGTTTATGTACGATTTGCAAGGAAGGCTGAGGCAGAAGGGACTTTCTAGAAACTCCAACACCCTCCCTTTTGAGTTTCGCGCTTTGGAGGCTGTCTTGGCTTCGGTGATTTCTCaactcgaggttgagctcgAGACAGTCAGACAACCTATTGTCGAGCTATTAAGCGACTTGGAAGACACGATCAACCGAGAGAAGTTTCGTGAGCTACTGGTTCTCTCAAAAAGAGTGGGCTCATTTGAGCAGCGAGGAAGATTGGTTCGTGGCGCTCTGAATGAGCTCTTGGACACGGACGAAGACTTGGCTGCTATGTATCTAACAGAACGGGCTGATGGTATCTATCGTCAAAAAGACGATCACGCAGATATTGAGCTACTGTTAGAGTCTTACCACAAGCTGTGCGACGAATTGGTCCAGGACGCTGCTGATCTCATCGCAAGTATTCGAAATACGGAAGATATGTAAGCTCAATAGAGCGCCACTTTCCACTCTACAGCCTGGGGACTGATTTGCTAAATCTTCTACAGTATCCGTGCAATTCTAGACGCCAACCGCAACTCTCTGATGCTGCTCGGCCTGAAATTGAATGTGGGTGGACTTGGGCTGGCCGTTGGTACATTCTTCGCAGGCCTCTGGGGCATGAACCTGGTCAATTATTTCGAGGAAGCACCTTGGGGATTTGCAGTAGTTACTGGCGCTTCAGTTGCTGGATCCCTTTTGATAGCTCTGTATGGATTGTTTAAGATACGGAAGATCCAACAAGGAGGGATAGGAATGATGGACTCGTTAGGATACGGAAGAAAGAAGGCAATGTAGTACGAGATGGGTATCATtcatatataataatataataacaTGCTGATTAATGACAGGTCGAAAACAAAAGGATGGTATAATTATCAGAATCTTTTACGTCGTAGTGAATACAAGTGGTTGTAGAAGTATAGCTTCGAATGGCTTATAAAGTATCATCAATTTCTATGGTGACAGCCAaagaagcttatttattGACGTTGCAGTGCTTCACAACATTGGACGTTAAAGCTGTCATGTGTTCATCAGTGTGCTTTTCGATATTGTGCCCGACAACTCCTCTTGGAGGCGTCAGTGAAACCGACAATAAAGTTTCATAATCTAATCTCATCCAATACGTTGCAGAGAGGCTAGCTTGAGCCTCAGACGATGCCCGGGTGTACCAGACAAGCTGCTAGACCAGCCTCAGTTGAGAGGAGCACGTGCACTTAGGAGGTTTGAGTGACGTGTATATACaagcgagaagaagagaaatggAAAGGCAAAAAAGTTGGAACCGCTGCGAGCAGCATGGCAAAGTTTGCTACCAACACAATTGAGGCCACATCTACTTACTAATCTCTGGAATGAGTAGAAAACTACCATACTTTGCCCCAGCATGAACAACGCACAGTCCGGGACCTGTGATAGCCTTCTTATAATAAGGTGGAGTCCCTATGATCTCTTTGCTGGAGATAACCAGACGAATTGACTCAccagcagagaagaaggtaCTGCTCGGATATAGCGCAATGTCAACCGGGACGACTTCTCCTGGCGTTAACGGATGGACAGATGTCCCCAGGTAGACGGGCAGCCACGGCTTTGAATGCACCGGGTCGAGCTCTCGACGTGAAACTCGGCAGAACCCGCGTGTGACCCAATCATCAGTATGGCCGATGGATCCATAAAAGCGAACGGGCTGCCCTTTCGCATCGACCTTATCAACGGCAACGAAAAGTGTGAGATCATCGGGTACAGAACTCTGACCTGGTCTACTGCGCGCTTCGACCCAAAGCCTAAGCTTCATCTCGCCAATAACCTCAGTGTCTTTCTCAAAGAGGTAATCCAAAGTAATTCGGCCGGACTCGCAGTCATAGCTTAGCTCGGTTGATTCCGCAGGGGCGCTGCGAACGAGGCTCGACGGTCCCAGGAGTAGCTGATTCCAGGAAACCCCGGGCAGCGGCCATGCACTCTCATCACGCCGCTTGTAAACTACATCACGACTGGAGCGGACTTCGAGCATGACAGAGGGACGCGACAAGAAGCCGTTATCATGCTCGCCCTTGACAAAACAATCCATGAACTGCTTAGTGAGGTTCTGGACTTCAGGAGAGTAGAAGACGTCCCATTTGCCGGCGCGGTGTGTATAAATCCATTTGTGAGTTGACCGGGCGCGGCTGTAGGCACGAAAAGAGCCCTGCGTGTGTAGGCCATGATCCGAGAATGAGCCACAGACTAGCATAGGGATTGTGATTTCGTCGACCGGGGCTGCCTTCTCCTGCCAGAAAGAATCAAACAACGGGTGCTTGTCCAGCATGTCGGCGACGAGTCCATCGTTGTGCTGGGCGAACTCAGTTTCTGAGGTAGTCAGTGCAGGCTTGACTTCGGTCGTCCACCAGAATGTGAGGAAGCCAGCATCATCCACTCCACCGGGACAGACTGTATCCCGGTAGGCGTCACTGAGCCCTTCCCACGGAACAATGCATTTGAGAGCTGGCGGTGGACCCCCATACTTCCTACAGGCTGCGACGTGGAATTGGGTGATAGCTAGGTAACTGACTCCGTTCAGCCCGACAGCGCCGCTGCACCACGTCTGGCGTGCCACCCATTCGATCGCTTCATAGTAACATTTCGACTGGTGATCAGACATGACGGTTGCCATTCCTTGACTGCCACCATATCCTGGCAAGTTGAGATTGACGACGGCATAACCTGCCTTCACCCAGAAGTTAGGATCAGGGGATTCCCAGCTGGTGATGTCTGAGAACGTTGGCCTTCCTCCACTCTGGGGAATCAGCCGATATTGCTGGGGTGCCCCGCCCAGAGGGGTCTGTCCCAAGGCTGGCAGCTTATGGTTATCATAAGGATGGGCGCACATGACCACTGGTAGCTTTCGTCCTTCAGCCTGCGCCTTGCGAGATCTGAAGACGTGAGCTTTGAGAATAATGCCGTCCGGCAGCAATATCTCAACGTCATATTCGCACAGGACGTCAGGGTCTGCGGGGACAAGGGTGCACTGTGGCCACAAGATCTGCCCAGAGGTAATAGCCCTGGTGACCAAGGGGCGAAGGGAGTGCCACAGATTATTAACACTTTCAGATGCCTTCATGATCTTCGCCTATAGGGCAGATTAGCAAAGCGTTTTAACAACAAGGGCCCTAAATATCAATACCTCGAAAACATATATCGGCACAGGTCTAAGGCAAATATATCCCGAAGAAGGCTCAGGCGTCTAAAAAATGGCTAAGTGTACATATAGAGTAGCAAAGGAAAGCTCAAATAGACGAGATGCTCTAGGTATTGAATAGTGCCACGGTCCTCGTCAATCCGCTCTGTGCCGAAGCCCGAAGACTCCGCACAGTGTGCAGCCATCATATCTGAGGCCAAGATTCGGTATTCAAGTTTGCGTTTCTATCCAACCATATCTCCTTGCCTCGACAATGACCCGACTCACCGTGACCGACACCCTCGCCCTGTGTTGTCGTCGGTCGCTTAGGAGTCTACTTTTTGCTAGGTCTTGATAAAACCACAGTTCGGCTGTATTAGGACCGACTCCGACCCCGATTCGGCTAATATCTCAGGCTAAATGTGATTCGTGTATGCATAGCACACCGCCTCTCTACATAAAGGCTAGAGCCACCGCTGTAGACTATCGTCAGCCATGTAATCATGGCTGGGATATCACCTTCTGCACTTTCGACTGGTCAAAGAGCCTGTAGCCTTGAGACGTCTGAGACAATGGCATGACGTGTTCGAACATGAAACTGCTTACGAGATTAGTTTGAATTACCCTAGATATCcgagggagatgaagaaaagCAACCACAGGATCCATGTAATTAACAAGACGAGGAGGGATTGGGCCACAAACTTTAAGAGGTGCTGCTTTTGCTCCAGCAAGGCAATGGCGTCAGAGAAGACGCTGCGGACGGGATAGCGGCCCATTTGTAGGCGAATATTTTTGCTTCATCGTATATGGTTAGTTTAACTTGTTGAGAGAGATAGAATGAGTGGCTTAC
This Fusarium keratoplasticum isolate Fu6.1 chromosome 6, whole genome shotgun sequence DNA region includes the following protein-coding sequences:
- a CDS encoding Zn(2)-C6 fungal-type domain-containing protein encodes the protein MELNGSNAPINTNRRLDSWRSAMNDTTTDTNGVLQISSTACQRCRGQKLKCTRQRPTCLRCRRLQANCVYPAPASRKGPRKSQTSQQETFATTKSHGSSTMATAVGPSTTVVPELGQRVLTEDSLSSVVPCTNAASVEEPVHDGSATLLPSPPQGSWQTPEEIPGTSLQNRPCYESYRLYLETPVSELGTNNTMQQRPTFALPPRAVGLSLLEIYFARVYNAHLLFLKSFLFQEYIEDRLPAYLLKAVFALASLFLVPKGEEDTPVSNGVSELDILRNYHVYSLPWAEAATKEVLLLTMDQVSLPMLQAFECLTIYWFGIGNPKNGNLCLALAYRFCRMDGYGQQLTDGGVQDLSLEGELRRRCFWACWVSACISAQSEPHLKSAWSEVADVPLPAATRSTATGWKISLVGHMDSDWHPVPEAEHDSESDHPVAASLVVLIGVWYAILHLTANLIF
- a CDS encoding Peptidase-S9 domain-containing protein, yielding MLLSQVPAFLGAAFVAWAPRFYQLPLGLSSSITDHLTSMHQLSSDPEFAFILGEFLSFSNRSGANTGEILRAAAVIKPGDFESWYREFKFLADGIYATAIEAEKKEQLVSARDAFFRSSTYYRAADFFLHGNQDDPRLRSLWEKQNATFRKAAGLLPNPASYVEIATSTFTIPVYFYPADGRLPKSQHPKGKGHTEKKPTVIVGQGYDGAHEALYHMTCRDVIERGWNCVTFEGPGQPTVRRQQGLGFRPDWWEVLRPIVDYLHSRDDVDVDKVALIGVSFGGLLAPRAASHEHRLAAVVACNGMLSLHRSIRSKLTGELEGYYASGNKAAFNTYVNAALASPDTPTIFRWAVEHGMFAWAMTDPYEWFHSVRDFDISEEMLHNISSPVLVVSGENDFMAPGQPEQMDKILGEKGSYVLLKTDLGAGEHVGLGAESQQAMEILGWLGDVFANVTASRMDIRGVAEQDAVPNESSTEEESNGTMFYPVV
- a CDS encoding Magnesium transporter; amino-acid sequence: MLVKRCCPWQGLGPPRSVGVARMYQRLIRLHQTSRRSLSISTVPRKSSRKPLFNGCRSPGWLSRLWFGPVEKDGTPGRTSVAYHHGDDFIDGSTISGPRRILKSRMAAQKSVRCTEVDDRGEVAFVDGELQKTDLIAKYGLLPRDLRKVDSSTLPHVSVRPSSILLNMLHLKVLIKHDRVLMFDVFGSQTSHSQSAFMYDLQGRLRQKGLSRNSNTLPFEFRALEAVLASVISQLEVELETVRQPIVELLSDLEDTINREKFRELLVLSKRVGSFEQRGRLVRGALNELLDTDEDLAAMYLTERADGIYRQKDDHADIELLLESYHKLCDELVQDAADLIASIRNTEDIIRAILDANRNSLMLLGLKLNVGGLGLAVGTFFAGLWGMNLVNYFEEAPWGFAVVTGASVAGSLLIALYGLFKIRKIQQGGIGMMDSLGYGRKKAM
- a CDS encoding PKS-ER domain-containing protein; protein product: MSRITVFDLVRPFGVISSIGVYNTDISWTGSETYGKNIRLQMGRYPVRSVFSDAIALLEQKQHLLNFMFEHVMPLSQTSQGYRLFDQSKVQKVISQP